Proteins found in one Sporosarcina sp. FSL K6-3457 genomic segment:
- the ssuE gene encoding NADPH-dependent FMN reductase: MSKAVIINGGNSKESRLTGIQNRIESFFETEGLPYNIIYVHDLPAEDLIKSNFSSEEIIQANQIVEDADIVVVLTPVYKASFTGILKTYLDLLPRRILKGKSVFPVAIGGSIGHLLAIEYALKPVLSELGATEILKGVFVVDEQIKRLDGNEFLIAEEAENRLNDVLKHFQNQKEVIENRVS, encoded by the coding sequence ATGTCAAAAGCGGTTATTATTAACGGTGGGAACAGCAAGGAGTCTCGATTGACAGGGATTCAAAATAGAATAGAAAGTTTTTTTGAAACAGAGGGTTTGCCTTACAACATAATTTACGTACATGATTTGCCTGCCGAGGATCTAATAAAATCCAACTTTTCCAGTGAAGAGATTATTCAAGCAAATCAAATTGTTGAGGATGCAGATATTGTAGTTGTGCTAACACCTGTGTATAAAGCATCATTCACAGGGATTTTGAAGACATACCTTGATTTACTGCCACGAAGAATATTAAAAGGGAAATCGGTATTCCCCGTTGCGATAGGCGGTTCTATAGGTCATTTACTTGCGATTGAATACGCCTTAAAACCAGTGCTATCTGAACTTGGAGCTACAGAAATATTAAAGGGTGTCTTTGTGGTGGACGAACAAATTAAGCGATTAGACGGAAATGAGTTTCTCATTGCAGAGGAAGCTGAGAATCGGCTCAATGATGTGTTGAAGCACTTTCAGAATCAGAAAGAAGTAATAGAAAACCGTGTTAGTTAA
- a CDS encoding CoxG family protein encodes MAIASHSVIIPAPVENVWGYVSQIENWATMVPAYKEHEQIDEQKSVWTFEGNFKGLKKTVKMELNITEFHEPSIIRFELKGLTDNFTGSGKFTAEETAGQTAMTGTIEVNAGGLTGAVLAPVIKMVLPKVTTRLTEKIARQIKPEQVLAL; translated from the coding sequence ATGGCAATCGCATCGCATTCTGTAATCATTCCAGCACCTGTAGAGAACGTATGGGGATACGTCAGTCAAATTGAAAACTGGGCAACAATGGTCCCTGCCTATAAGGAGCATGAACAGATTGATGAACAAAAGTCAGTTTGGACATTTGAAGGGAATTTCAAAGGGCTTAAAAAGACTGTGAAAATGGAGTTAAACATCACTGAATTTCATGAGCCATCGATCATCCGGTTCGAGTTAAAAGGGTTAACGGACAACTTTACAGGTAGCGGCAAGTTTACTGCTGAAGAAACGGCTGGGCAAACAGCGATGACAGGAACAATTGAAGTAAATGCAGGTGGCTTAACAGGCGCTGTGTTGGCACCTGTTATTAAAATGGTGTTGCCGAAAGTGACAACACGCTTAACAGAGAAAATTGCACGCCAAATTAAACCGGAACAAGTGCTGGCTTTGTAA
- a CDS encoding YezD family protein: MLDKQMDDQWIERIVQSLKGIQYGSVEIVIHDSKITQIDRLEKQRFPLRAKNLGGQKN; this comes from the coding sequence ATGTTGGATAAACAAATGGATGATCAATGGATTGAACGAATTGTACAGTCTTTGAAAGGAATTCAATACGGTTCAGTGGAAATTGTTATTCATGATTCGAAAATCACACAAATTGACCGGCTGGAAAAGCAACGTTTTCCTTTAAGAGCCAAAAATTTGGGCGGACAAAAAAACTAA
- a CDS encoding UvrD-helicase domain-containing protein, producing the protein MTILSEQQKQAVEATEGPVLIIAGPGSGKTFTLVERVLYLIQHKEIEPNNIMVATFTEKAANELITRISNKLHEENIKFNLNEMYVGTIHSICLRILEENRECTRLKKNYTLLDQFDQQYLIYQKIRFFLAIEDIGELLSYNLSRWKQSEFLLKWINRLSEEIVDVEDLLEHEDIRINVLGKCYQLYSDLLIEENALDFSTIQLETLKLLEGNNEIRLAYNDVLHYLMIDEFQDTNTIQEKLVFLLSRKL; encoded by the coding sequence ATGACAATTTTGAGTGAGCAACAAAAACAGGCAGTTGAAGCAACAGAGGGGCCAGTGTTAATTATTGCTGGACCGGGATCTGGCAAAACTTTCACGCTTGTTGAACGAGTTTTATATCTAATTCAACATAAAGAGATAGAACCCAATAATATCATGGTAGCTACTTTCACAGAAAAAGCAGCAAATGAGCTTATCACTAGGATTTCGAATAAGTTACATGAAGAAAATATTAAATTTAATTTAAATGAAATGTATGTCGGAACAATCCATTCAATTTGTTTAAGAATCTTAGAAGAAAATAGAGAATGTACCCGACTGAAGAAAAATTACACACTTTTAGATCAATTTGATCAACAATACTTAATTTATCAAAAGATACGATTCTTTTTGGCAATTGAAGATATAGGGGAATTACTCTCTTACAATTTATCTAGATGGAAACAGTCTGAGTTTTTATTAAAATGGATAAACAGACTAAGTGAAGAAATTGTCGATGTTGAAGATTTGCTTGAACATGAAGATATTAGAATAAACGTATTAGGTAAGTGTTATCAACTATATAGCGACCTTTTGATTGAAGAAAATGCATTAGACTTCTCAACAATCCAACTTGAAACTTTAAAGCTGTTAGAAGGAAACAATGAAATCCGGTTAGCATATAATGATGTTCTTCATTATTTAATGATTGATGAATTTCAAGATACAAATACAATTCAAGAAAAGTTAGTTTTTTTATTGTCTAGGAAATTATAA
- a CDS encoding McrC family protein produces the protein MKKIIEVKEFDVITYNREFEKDTGYVYLDPKSFQQLEQLILTFNDDEQADAIDFFTITTRRHVGKIIRVKNYVGMIHLATGVQIEILPKIHSHTTGDIRKIFLKMLKTLKDFPTKVFNESHMNTESMPLFEIFIHLYNQEVQQIVKKGIKSAYYEMENNLNVYKGKMLFNEHIKRNLIHKERFYMRYDEFGVNRVENRLIKSTLLQLLKQSTNAENVKQIRQLLDHFELVDSSHNYEKDFQLVVINRNSKDYKNAIAWSKVFLNNRSFTTFSGGEFGKALLFPMDRIFEAYVGLHISKQFSDEWNVSLQDKGFYLFENRFSLRPDIVLRTPDESRCIIIDTKWKVLTDSTKKNYGISQADMYQMYAYAKKYRTNEIYLVYPMNDQFEKMKEIQFVSDDGVRVNIFMLDCEQIENSLLELKQRFGGVV, from the coding sequence ATGAAGAAGATAATTGAGGTAAAAGAGTTTGATGTTATCACATATAATCGTGAATTTGAAAAAGATACAGGGTACGTCTATTTAGATCCGAAGTCATTCCAGCAATTAGAACAACTCATCTTAACATTTAATGACGACGAACAGGCGGATGCTATTGATTTCTTTACTATTACAACGAGAAGACATGTAGGCAAGATCATAAGAGTGAAGAACTATGTAGGTATGATTCATTTAGCAACAGGGGTTCAAATCGAAATCCTACCTAAAATTCATTCGCATACGACTGGAGATATACGTAAGATTTTCTTGAAAATGCTTAAAACACTTAAAGATTTCCCTACAAAAGTTTTTAATGAATCGCATATGAATACAGAGTCTATGCCACTATTTGAAATATTTATTCATTTATATAACCAGGAAGTTCAGCAGATTGTTAAAAAAGGCATTAAATCTGCTTATTATGAAATGGAAAACAATTTGAATGTGTATAAAGGAAAAATGCTATTCAATGAGCATATCAAACGTAATCTTATACACAAAGAAAGATTTTATATGCGGTATGATGAATTTGGTGTGAACCGAGTTGAGAATAGACTGATAAAATCGACTCTATTACAGTTATTGAAACAATCCACTAATGCAGAAAATGTAAAACAGATTCGGCAATTACTAGATCACTTTGAGTTGGTGGATAGCTCCCATAATTACGAAAAGGATTTTCAGTTGGTTGTTATTAATCGGAACTCGAAGGATTATAAAAATGCTATAGCTTGGTCGAAAGTTTTCTTGAATAATCGTAGTTTTACAACGTTTTCTGGTGGGGAGTTCGGAAAGGCACTTCTATTTCCTATGGATAGGATATTTGAAGCGTATGTGGGGCTTCACATATCTAAGCAGTTTTCAGATGAATGGAATGTGTCGCTACAGGACAAGGGCTTCTATTTATTTGAGAATAGATTTTCACTTCGCCCGGATATTGTACTTAGAACACCAGATGAGTCACGTTGTATTATCATTGATACAAAGTGGAAAGTATTAACTGACTCCACAAAAAAGAATTATGGTATATCCCAAGCAGATATGTATCAAATGTATGCGTATGCAAAGAAATATCGAACAAATGAAATATATCTAGTTTACCCAATGAATGATCAATTTGAAAAGATGAAAGAGATTCAATTTGTAAGTGATGATGGGGTACGAGTGAACATATTCATGTTGGACTGTGAACAGATAGAAAATAGTCTGCTAGAGCTCAAACAACGGTTTGGAGGTGTAGTTTAA
- a CDS encoding ABC transporter ATP-binding protein yields MKAVEKIRFERVIKKFTVRDAKNKGATQEFTAIKDVDFSVKEGEFVTLVGPSGCGKSTLLDLLGGITKPTSGRILIDGKEITGPGLDRGTVFQQYALFPWKTARGNIEFGLEAKGIPKHERKEQADHFLSLVGLSDFGERYPHELSGGMKQRVAIARSLAFNPDVLLMDEPFAALDAQTRESLQSELLRIWQKTKKTIIFITHGIDEAVYLGERVVILSPNPGRVKEIVNIPLKNRLEDADIRSHPVFVKARHEVWSLLHEAEYQGANI; encoded by the coding sequence ATGAAAGCTGTTGAAAAAATTAGGTTTGAGCGTGTCATAAAAAAGTTTACTGTTCGTGATGCAAAAAATAAAGGGGCAACACAAGAATTCACAGCGATAAAGGATGTAGATTTTAGTGTTAAAGAAGGAGAGTTTGTCACATTAGTAGGACCGAGTGGGTGTGGAAAATCGACGTTGCTGGATTTACTAGGGGGGATAACGAAACCAACAAGCGGACGTATTTTAATTGATGGGAAAGAAATAACAGGTCCCGGATTAGATCGTGGTACTGTTTTTCAGCAGTATGCTTTATTTCCTTGGAAGACAGCGCGTGGCAATATTGAATTTGGACTAGAGGCAAAGGGGATACCAAAGCATGAACGCAAAGAGCAAGCAGATCATTTTCTTTCTCTAGTTGGTCTGAGCGATTTTGGAGAGCGTTATCCACATGAGCTGTCCGGAGGAATGAAGCAACGCGTAGCGATTGCTAGAAGTTTAGCGTTTAACCCAGATGTGCTGCTAATGGATGAACCTTTTGCAGCATTGGATGCGCAAACACGTGAATCATTGCAAAGTGAGCTTTTGCGTATTTGGCAGAAAACGAAGAAAACAATTATTTTTATTACACACGGTATTGATGAGGCAGTCTATTTAGGAGAGCGTGTAGTGATTTTATCACCGAATCCAGGAAGGGTGAAAGAGATTGTAAATATCCCACTTAAAAATCGTTTAGAGGATGCCGATATTCGTTCCCATCCGGTTTTTGTGAAAGCGCGCCATGAGGTTTGGAGTTTGCTACATGAAGCTGAGTACCAAGGAGCAAATATATAA
- a CDS encoding ABC transporter permease, giving the protein MVTIESSSSSVKPIKQKAFGLSSIQKFAKQSIVLVAFFSLWEIAPRIGLVDAAFFPSFSSVVIAWWEMIISGELFAHFLASITRSLSGFGLALLIAIPLGLIIGWYPLARELLNPIMELFRNTAALALLPVFMLLLGIGETSKIAIVLFACTWPILLNTIAAVGNVDPLLIKSARSMNISSFKLFLKVILPASIPTIFTGIRMAGTGAILVLIAAEMVGAKEGLGYLITYSQYNFQIPEMYAGILTIALLGLLINQSLSMLERKFSKWKQNPSEQN; this is encoded by the coding sequence ATGGTAACGATAGAATCAAGTAGTTCATCTGTGAAGCCGATTAAACAAAAAGCTTTTGGGCTATCTAGTATACAAAAGTTTGCTAAACAGTCCATTGTATTAGTCGCATTTTTTTCACTCTGGGAAATAGCGCCACGAATTGGTTTAGTAGATGCTGCATTTTTCCCTTCGTTTTCAAGTGTCGTAATTGCTTGGTGGGAAATGATTATTTCCGGCGAACTTTTTGCCCATTTTTTAGCGAGCATCACTCGTTCCCTGAGTGGCTTTGGGCTAGCGTTACTTATTGCGATTCCGTTGGGATTAATAATAGGCTGGTACCCATTAGCAAGAGAATTATTAAATCCAATAATGGAATTGTTCCGGAATACAGCCGCATTAGCCTTGCTGCCAGTATTTATGTTATTACTAGGAATTGGGGAAACATCTAAAATTGCGATTGTCTTATTTGCTTGCACATGGCCCATTCTTCTAAATACAATTGCAGCTGTAGGTAACGTGGATCCATTACTAATTAAATCGGCCCGTTCGATGAATATTTCTTCGTTCAAGCTATTTCTAAAAGTAATCTTACCTGCATCTATACCAACCATTTTTACTGGCATTCGTATGGCAGGAACCGGGGCGATTTTAGTGTTAATCGCAGCAGAAATGGTAGGGGCGAAAGAAGGTTTAGGTTATTTAATTACTTATTCCCAATATAACTTTCAAATCCCTGAAATGTATGCGGGTATTTTAACAATTGCTTTATTGGGATTACTAATTAATCAAAGTTTAAGTATGCTTGAACGTAAATTTTCGAAATGGAAACAAAATCCGAGTGAACAGAACTAG
- a CDS encoding IS91 family transposase, with protein MGRDNEGVIKKILKDHFVGFWYLHEHLFPESYREDIKETVLKTIKCGSSDLGYAKYECLGCEGNPRPVFVCFTCKSRFCNKCGKKYTDDWSDKQQELILNVPHRHMVFTVPQELRNIFFQDRKKLNELSQQVAQVFQFYYQRKSKKRQLQTGIITVIHTFGRDLKFNPHIHALVTEGAIDNRNEWSPSEYIPYEYLRKSWQKVLLDLVKKWFSDDQRAQDLVNDLYSRYPKGFYVNAEKKMQNAKGAAKYIGRYLARPAIAEYRIEEYDGKMVTYWYEDHKTGKRVDVKQSAYRFLYNILQHIPPKHFRMVGRFGLYSRTKHKKAKQVLTLYAFMRTRQLSLLLERKQKKKTYRQRMIEAFNRDPFLCPHCHREMDLVEIWHADYGFLYHYMEGMEIIKIRGESANDRKQRTG; from the coding sequence ATGGGCCGAGATAATGAAGGAGTCATCAAGAAAATATTGAAAGATCATTTCGTGGGATTTTGGTATTTACACGAGCACTTATTTCCGGAATCTTATCGAGAGGATATCAAGGAAACAGTTCTAAAAACAATCAAATGCGGGTCTTCTGATTTGGGGTATGCTAAATATGAATGTTTAGGATGCGAAGGGAACCCAAGGCCTGTATTCGTTTGTTTCACATGTAAAAGTCGTTTTTGTAATAAGTGCGGGAAAAAATATACGGATGATTGGTCCGATAAACAGCAGGAACTGATATTGAATGTTCCACATCGTCATATGGTTTTTACAGTTCCACAGGAACTTAGAAACATCTTTTTTCAAGATCGTAAAAAGTTGAATGAACTGAGTCAACAGGTAGCTCAGGTTTTTCAATTTTATTACCAACGGAAAAGTAAGAAGCGTCAGTTACAAACAGGTATTATTACGGTAATCCATACCTTTGGTAGGGATTTGAAATTCAATCCTCATATACATGCTTTAGTGACAGAAGGTGCAATTGATAATCGGAACGAATGGAGTCCAAGCGAATATATTCCGTATGAATACTTGAGGAAATCTTGGCAGAAAGTACTTCTTGATTTGGTGAAAAAGTGGTTTTCTGATGATCAAAGAGCACAGGATTTAGTAAATGACTTGTACAGTCGTTATCCGAAGGGCTTTTATGTAAATGCGGAAAAGAAAATGCAAAATGCAAAAGGAGCTGCCAAATACATCGGTAGATACTTGGCTAGACCTGCAATTGCTGAATATCGCATAGAAGAATATGACGGTAAGATGGTCACGTATTGGTATGAGGATCACAAAACAGGAAAAAGAGTAGATGTGAAACAGTCTGCGTATAGATTTCTATATAATATTTTACAGCACATCCCACCCAAACACTTTAGAATGGTGGGTCGTTTTGGGTTGTATAGCAGAACGAAACATAAAAAGGCAAAACAAGTTTTGACCCTTTATGCGTTCATGCGCACAAGACAATTATCATTACTGTTGGAGAGGAAACAAAAAAAGAAAACGTATCGACAGCGTATGATTGAGGCCTTTAATCGTGATCCTTTCCTGTGCCCACATTGCCATCGTGAGATGGATTTAGTGGAAATCTGGCATGCTGACTATGGATTTTTGTATCATTACATGGAGGGGATGGAGATTATCAAAATACGAGGAGAATCAGCAAATGACAGGAAACAAAGAACGGGATGA
- the sstT gene encoding serine/threonine transporter SstT, whose product MKNLFAKWNQLSLVKRIIIGIIVGLILALIVPNMSGISILGSLFVGALKAVAPILVLFLVMHAIAAHKSGTKTNMKSILGLYGIGTLLAGVVAVAASFMFPVTLTLTTGAENLSPPEGILEVLQTLLFNVVANPIDALISANYLGILMWAVVLGLALKQANQNTKDVLGSFSDAITKVVQWIINLAPIGIMGLVFDAIVTTGFSALKVYGELILILVGCMLFIALVMNPLIVYIYTRKNPYPLVFMVLRESGITAFFTRSSAANIPVNMKLAEKLGLDEDTYAVSIPLGATINMAGAAVTISVLTLATVHTLGIEVDFMTALLLSVVAAVSAAGASGVPGGSLLLIPLACALFGVPNDIAMQVVGVGFIIGVIQDSCETALNSSSDVLFTATAEYAQERKEGKPVSMKSWGFK is encoded by the coding sequence ATGAAAAATTTATTCGCTAAATGGAACCAACTAAGTCTAGTAAAAAGGATTATTATCGGTATTATCGTTGGTCTTATTTTAGCTTTAATCGTTCCTAATATGAGTGGAATTTCGATTTTGGGTTCTTTATTTGTCGGTGCATTAAAGGCGGTTGCACCAATCTTGGTTTTATTCTTAGTCATGCACGCCATTGCGGCACATAAAAGTGGCACGAAAACAAATATGAAGTCGATTCTTGGTTTATATGGGATAGGTACACTCCTTGCAGGAGTTGTCGCTGTTGCTGCAAGCTTTATGTTCCCCGTCACACTCACACTGACAACAGGAGCAGAAAATCTTTCTCCTCCAGAAGGTATTTTGGAAGTTTTACAAACATTACTATTTAATGTAGTTGCTAATCCAATTGATGCGCTAATTAGTGCTAACTATTTAGGTATCTTAATGTGGGCAGTCGTTCTTGGGCTTGCATTGAAACAGGCTAATCAAAATACGAAAGATGTATTAGGTAGCTTTTCGGATGCGATTACTAAAGTCGTGCAATGGATCATTAATTTAGCACCAATTGGAATTATGGGTCTTGTTTTTGATGCAATTGTCACAACTGGCTTTTCTGCTTTAAAAGTTTACGGTGAATTGATTTTAATTTTAGTGGGATGTATGTTGTTTATCGCACTTGTAATGAATCCGTTAATCGTTTACATCTATACGCGGAAAAATCCTTATCCACTTGTTTTTATGGTGTTAAGAGAAAGCGGTATCACAGCATTCTTTACACGTAGTTCAGCTGCAAATATTCCAGTAAATATGAAATTGGCTGAAAAGCTTGGGTTAGATGAAGATACGTATGCAGTATCCATCCCTTTAGGTGCTACGATTAATATGGCTGGTGCGGCGGTTACAATTTCTGTACTGACACTTGCAACAGTCCATACACTTGGCATTGAAGTTGATTTTATGACTGCACTTCTGCTTTCTGTTGTAGCGGCTGTCTCTGCTGCAGGTGCTTCAGGTGTTCCAGGTGGATCACTATTACTAATCCCACTAGCATGTGCTTTGTTTGGAGTTCCAAATGATATTGCTATGCAGGTTGTTGGTGTAGGCTTTATCATCGGGGTTATTCAAGATTCTTGTGAAACTGCACTGAATTCATCTTCTGACGTATTGTTCACAGCTACAGCTGAATATGCTCAAGAACGTAAAGAAGGAAAACCAGTTTCTATGAAATCTTGGGGATTCAAATAG